A region from the Bradyrhizobium erythrophlei genome encodes:
- a CDS encoding HlyD family secretion protein, with amino-acid sequence MADPILKFPPEQKGNPPGKPRTKIAAEPRRRLMAGLRRYRRTLLLVVLPLVALLAGLTFYLNGGRYMTTDDAYVGAQKVLITPDISGKIIKIAVREGQQVAAGDVMFQIDPVPFELAVAQARAKLADAKTSHDNLVANVKLYGDTVDLVNAGIVLKQRDVDRKTALAKNNFGSQLDLDNSATSLVTAQAQLQLVKQQQSTALNQLLGNPELPLEQFPAYLQAKAALDDAQRNLDLTTVRAPMAGVATQVDQIQLGRFLAVGTPVFAVIDTSKPWVDANLKESDFTYVAVGQTVTIDVDAFPDHAFKGTVGSLSPGTGAQFSILPPQNATGNFVKVVQRVPVRIYFDSNDKFVWKLKAGMSAYTSIDTGHHRSLAALLGFGPASAAKD; translated from the coding sequence ATGGCTGATCCGATCCTGAAATTTCCGCCGGAGCAGAAGGGCAATCCGCCCGGAAAACCCCGGACCAAGATCGCCGCGGAGCCGCGCCGCCGCCTGATGGCCGGCCTGCGGCGCTACCGCCGCACGTTGCTGCTGGTGGTACTGCCGCTGGTGGCGCTGCTGGCGGGACTGACCTTCTATCTCAATGGCGGCCGCTACATGACCACCGACGACGCCTATGTCGGCGCGCAGAAGGTTCTGATCACGCCCGACATCTCCGGCAAGATCATCAAGATCGCCGTCAGGGAAGGCCAGCAGGTCGCGGCCGGCGACGTCATGTTCCAGATCGATCCGGTGCCGTTCGAGCTGGCGGTGGCGCAGGCGCGCGCCAAGCTCGCCGATGCCAAGACCAGCCACGACAACCTCGTCGCCAACGTCAAGCTCTATGGCGACACGGTCGACCTCGTCAACGCCGGCATCGTGCTCAAGCAGCGCGACGTCGACCGCAAGACGGCGCTCGCCAAGAACAATTTCGGCTCGCAGCTCGACCTCGACAACAGCGCCACATCGCTGGTCACGGCCCAAGCGCAGCTGCAGCTCGTCAAGCAGCAGCAATCCACCGCGCTCAATCAACTGCTCGGCAATCCCGAGCTGCCGCTCGAGCAGTTTCCGGCCTATTTGCAGGCCAAGGCCGCGCTCGACGACGCCCAGCGCAACCTCGATCTGACCACGGTGCGCGCGCCGATGGCCGGCGTCGCGACCCAGGTCGACCAGATCCAGCTCGGCCGCTTCCTCGCCGTGGGCACGCCGGTGTTCGCCGTCATCGACACCTCCAAGCCCTGGGTCGACGCCAATCTGAAGGAAAGCGACTTCACCTATGTCGCGGTCGGGCAGACCGTCACCATCGATGTCGACGCCTTCCCCGATCACGCCTTCAAGGGCACGGTCGGCTCGCTGAGCCCCGGCACCGGCGCGCAATTCTCGATTCTGCCGCCGCAGAACGCCACCGGTAATTTCGTCAAGGTGGTGCAGCGCGTGCCGGTGCGGATCTATTTCGACAGCAACGACAAATTCGTTTGGAAGCTGAAGGCCGGCATGAGCGCCTACACCTCGATCGACACCGGCCATCACCGTTCACTTGCGGCGCTGCTCGGTTTTGGCCCGGCATCGGCAGCAAAGGACTAG
- a CDS encoding MDR family MFS transporter: MTTAAAAPVAVPGLRRNMVTICAMTATIMQALDTTIANVALPYMQGSLSASQDQINWVLTSYIVAAAIMTAPVGWIANRFGRKRIFILCSGGFTIASVLCGLAQDINQMVLFRLLQGVFGAALVPLSQAVMLDSYALHERAKAMSIWGMGVMMGPIMGPSLGAWLTETYSWHWVFFVNLPFGVFTVLGLMVFMDETKKNLELRFDWFGFAALAVAIGSLQLALDRGEQLGWLESNEIIAEFIISAVGFYYFFAHSLTTASPFIQFAIFKDKNFIGGCVFMAVMGLVLFSTMALSSPYLQNVIGYPIITAGLLLASRGCGTFVAMMLVGRLMRYIEARTLIISGLGLTCLSLFYMTGWTDQTGVPEIVTLSIVQGFGFGLVFVPLSTVAFLTLPNHLRTDGTSMLTLLRNVASSIGISIVIAQLTEGSRRVYAVLNEHVTPFNHAMQMPNVRGMIDMGTDAGRAMADVMIAVQAQIIAFSQDYQMVMLFTLCTIPLAIIIGSTKVTLRKQAAAPEHAVME; the protein is encoded by the coding sequence ATGACGACCGCGGCCGCAGCGCCCGTTGCCGTTCCCGGCTTGCGCCGGAACATGGTGACGATCTGCGCCATGACCGCGACCATCATGCAGGCGCTGGACACCACCATCGCCAATGTCGCGCTGCCCTACATGCAGGGCTCGCTGTCGGCGTCGCAGGACCAGATCAACTGGGTCCTGACCTCCTACATTGTCGCGGCCGCGATCATGACCGCGCCGGTGGGCTGGATCGCCAACCGTTTCGGGCGCAAGCGCATCTTCATCCTGTGTTCCGGCGGCTTCACCATCGCCTCGGTGCTGTGCGGGCTGGCGCAGGACATCAACCAGATGGTGCTGTTCCGCCTGCTGCAGGGCGTGTTCGGCGCCGCCCTGGTGCCGCTGTCGCAGGCGGTGATGCTGGACTCCTATGCGCTGCACGAGCGCGCGAAAGCGATGTCGATCTGGGGCATGGGCGTGATGATGGGCCCGATCATGGGGCCGTCGCTGGGAGCCTGGCTGACCGAGACCTATTCCTGGCACTGGGTGTTCTTCGTCAATCTGCCGTTCGGCGTCTTCACCGTGCTCGGCCTTATGGTGTTCATGGACGAGACCAAGAAGAATCTCGAGCTGCGCTTCGACTGGTTCGGATTTGCAGCCCTCGCGGTTGCGATCGGGAGCCTGCAGCTCGCGCTCGACCGCGGCGAGCAGCTCGGCTGGCTCGAATCCAATGAGATTATTGCCGAGTTCATCATCTCGGCGGTCGGCTTCTATTATTTCTTTGCCCATTCACTGACGACCGCCTCACCCTTCATCCAGTTCGCGATCTTCAAGGACAAGAATTTCATCGGCGGCTGCGTGTTCATGGCGGTGATGGGCCTGGTGCTGTTCTCGACCATGGCGCTGTCCTCGCCCTACCTGCAGAACGTGATCGGCTATCCCATCATCACCGCGGGGCTGCTGCTGGCGAGCCGCGGCTGCGGCACCTTTGTCGCCATGATGCTGGTCGGCCGCCTGATGCGCTATATCGAGGCGCGCACGCTGATCATCTCCGGGCTCGGCCTGACCTGCCTTTCACTGTTCTACATGACCGGCTGGACCGACCAGACCGGCGTGCCGGAAATCGTGACCTTGAGCATCGTGCAAGGTTTCGGGTTCGGCCTCGTCTTCGTGCCGCTCTCCACAGTGGCGTTCCTGACGCTGCCCAATCACCTGCGCACCGACGGCACCTCGATGCTGACGCTGTTGCGTAATGTCGCGAGCTCGATCGGAATTTCCATCGTGATCGCGCAGCTGACGGAGGGCTCGCGGCGGGTCTATGCGGTGCTGAATGAGCACGTCACCCCGTTCAACCACGCCATGCAGATGCCGAACGTGCGCGGCATGATCGACATGGGCACCGATGCCGGCCGCGCCATGGCCGACGTCATGATCGCGGTGCAGGCGCAGATCATCGCGTTTTCGCAGGACTACCAGATGGTGATGCTGTTCACGCTTTGCACCATTCCGCTCGCGATCATCATCGGTTCCACCAAGGTCACCCTGCGCAAGCAGGCAGCGGCGCCGGAACATGCGGTGATGGAGTAG
- a CDS encoding OsmC family protein, whose translation MDAAELRAIQAPIKERYKSDPKAAVITLTARGSIENEGIACKVETGRALAVAGLHPATGGSGLELCSGDMLLEALAACAGVTLKSVSTAIDVPLKSGNVTAEGDLDFRGTLGVDKEAPIGFAEIRLRFDVDTSAPQEKLDLLLKLTERYCVVYQTIKNGPKMSVTMQRV comes from the coding sequence ATGGACGCCGCCGAACTCCGCGCCATACAGGCTCCGATCAAGGAGCGCTACAAATCCGATCCAAAGGCCGCAGTCATCACGCTGACCGCGCGGGGCTCGATCGAGAACGAAGGCATCGCCTGCAAGGTTGAGACCGGCCGCGCGCTGGCGGTGGCGGGCCTGCACCCCGCGACCGGAGGATCCGGCCTCGAACTGTGTTCGGGCGATATGCTGCTGGAAGCGCTCGCCGCCTGCGCCGGCGTGACGCTCAAATCCGTGTCGACCGCGATCGATGTCCCGCTCAAATCAGGCAACGTGACCGCCGAGGGCGATCTCGACTTTCGCGGCACGCTCGGCGTCGACAAGGAGGCTCCGATCGGCTTTGCCGAAATCCGCCTGCGCTTCGACGTCGATACATCAGCGCCGCAGGAGAAGCTCGATCTGCTTTTGAAACTCACCGAGCGCTATTGCGTGGTCTACCAGACCATCAAGAACGGCCCGAAGATGTCGGTGACGATGCAGCGGGTGTGA
- the mutS gene encoding DNA mismatch repair protein MutS, with product MTIQQSIPVPPDAVPPDAAPPAEAAARVTPMMEQYLEIKAAHPGLLLFYRMGDFYELFFEDAEIASKTLGIVLTKRGKHQGLDIPMCGVPVERSEDYLHRLIAAGHRVAVCEQTEDPAAARARGNKSVVSRAVVRLVTPGTLTEDTLLDARANNYLLAIARAKGSAGADRIGLAWIDISTSEFIVTECSTGELAATLARINANEAIVTDALYGDPELGPTLRELPAVTPLTRDFFDGATAERRLCDYFAVATMDGLSAMSRLEATAAAAAVTYIDRTQVGKRPPLSPPSREAAGTTMAIDPATRANLELTRTLAGERRGSLLDAIDCTVTAAGSRLLAQRLAAPLTDSAGIARRLDAISAFVADSAARDELRTTLKAAPDMSRALARLSVGRGGPRDLAGLRDGILAADAALARLSQLEAPPAEIAAIMEALHRPSRELAREFERALDEQLPLIKRDGGFVRQGYEAALDETRSLRDASRLVVAAMQARYADDTGVKGLKIRHNNVLGYFVEVTAQHGDKLMSPPLNATFIHRQTLAGQTRFTTSELGEIEAKIANAGDRALGLELEIFERLCAQAIAASEDLRAAAHAFAMLDVATALAKLAVDDNYVRPEVDASLGFAIEGGRHPVVEQALKRDGAPFIANACDLSPGPAQKSGQIWLITGPNMAGKSTFLRQNALIALLAQIGSFVPAARARIGIVDRLFSRVGAADDLARGRSTFMVEMVETAVILNQASERSLVILDEIGRGTATFDGLSIAWAAIEHLHEANRCRALFATHYHELTALSAKLPRLFNATVRVKEWQGDVVFLHEVLPGSADRSYGIQVAKLAGLPAPVIARAKSVLAKLEAQDRGQTTRALAEDLPLFAVPSRAAAEPAPPSEAERLIEAVKALHPDEMSPREALDALYALKAKLPKQ from the coding sequence ATGACGATCCAGCAATCCATTCCCGTTCCACCGGACGCCGTTCCGCCGGATGCCGCCCCGCCTGCGGAGGCCGCCGCGCGCGTCACGCCGATGATGGAACAATACCTTGAAATCAAGGCCGCCCATCCCGGGCTGTTGCTGTTCTACCGGATGGGCGACTTTTATGAATTGTTCTTCGAGGACGCCGAGATCGCTTCGAAGACGCTCGGCATCGTCTTGACAAAACGCGGCAAGCATCAGGGCCTGGATATCCCGATGTGCGGCGTGCCGGTGGAACGCTCGGAGGATTATCTGCATCGCCTGATCGCCGCCGGCCATCGGGTCGCGGTGTGCGAGCAGACCGAGGATCCGGCCGCGGCCCGCGCGCGCGGCAACAAGAGCGTGGTCAGCCGCGCCGTGGTGCGGCTGGTTACCCCGGGCACGCTGACCGAAGACACGCTGCTCGACGCGCGCGCCAACAACTATCTGCTGGCGATCGCGCGGGCGAAGGGGTCGGCGGGAGCCGACCGCATCGGGCTTGCCTGGATCGATATTTCCACCTCCGAATTCATCGTCACGGAATGTTCGACCGGCGAACTCGCCGCGACGCTGGCGCGCATCAATGCGAACGAGGCGATCGTCACCGACGCGCTCTATGGCGATCCTGAGTTGGGGCCGACCTTGCGCGAATTGCCGGCGGTGACGCCGCTGACCCGCGATTTTTTCGACGGCGCAACCGCCGAGCGGCGGCTATGCGATTATTTCGCGGTCGCCACCATGGACGGCCTCTCCGCGATGTCGCGGCTCGAAGCCACCGCCGCCGCGGCCGCCGTGACCTATATCGACCGCACCCAGGTCGGAAAACGCCCGCCGCTGTCGCCGCCGTCGCGCGAGGCTGCCGGAACCACCATGGCGATCGATCCCGCGACGCGCGCCAATCTCGAACTGACGCGGACGCTGGCGGGCGAACGGCGCGGCTCGCTGCTGGACGCCATCGACTGCACCGTGACCGCGGCCGGATCGCGGCTGCTGGCGCAGCGGCTGGCGGCACCGCTCACCGACAGCGCTGGCATCGCGCGGCGGCTGGACGCCATCTCGGCGTTCGTCGCCGACAGCGCGGCGCGCGACGAACTCCGCACCACCTTGAAGGCGGCGCCCGACATGTCGCGCGCGCTGGCGCGCTTGTCGGTCGGGCGCGGCGGCCCGCGCGATCTTGCCGGATTGCGCGACGGCATCCTCGCCGCCGACGCGGCGCTGGCGCGGCTTTCGCAGCTCGAAGCGCCGCCGGCGGAAATCGCCGCCATCATGGAGGCGCTGCACCGACCCTCGCGCGAATTGGCCCGCGAATTCGAGCGCGCGCTCGACGAGCAACTGCCGTTGATCAAACGCGACGGCGGTTTTGTCCGGCAAGGTTATGAGGCCGCCCTCGACGAGACCCGCAGCCTGCGCGATGCCTCGCGCCTCGTCGTCGCCGCGATGCAGGCGCGCTACGCCGACGACACAGGCGTCAAGGGCCTGAAGATCCGGCACAACAACGTGCTCGGCTATTTCGTCGAGGTCACGGCGCAGCACGGCGACAAATTGATGTCACCGCCTTTGAACGCGACCTTCATCCATCGCCAGACGCTCGCCGGGCAAACGCGCTTTACGACGTCGGAACTCGGCGAGATCGAAGCCAAGATCGCCAATGCCGGCGACCGCGCGCTCGGGCTGGAACTGGAAATTTTCGAGCGGCTGTGCGCGCAGGCGATCGCCGCGAGCGAAGATCTGCGCGCCGCGGCGCATGCCTTTGCCATGCTCGATGTCGCGACCGCGCTGGCAAAGCTCGCGGTCGACGATAATTACGTGCGGCCCGAGGTCGATGCCTCGCTCGGCTTCGCCATCGAGGGCGGCCGGCATCCCGTGGTCGAGCAGGCGCTGAAGCGCGACGGGGCGCCGTTCATCGCCAATGCCTGCGACCTCTCGCCGGGCCCGGCGCAGAAATCCGGCCAGATCTGGCTGATCACCGGCCCCAACATGGCGGGCAAATCGACCTTCCTGCGCCAGAACGCGCTGATTGCGCTGTTGGCGCAGATCGGCAGTTTCGTGCCGGCGGCCCGCGCCCGGATCGGCATCGTCGACCGGCTGTTCTCGCGCGTTGGAGCTGCGGACGATCTCGCGCGCGGCCGCTCCACCTTCATGGTGGAGATGGTCGAGACCGCCGTCATCCTCAATCAGGCCAGCGAGCGCTCGCTGGTGATTCTTGATGAAATCGGCAGGGGCACCGCGACCTTCGACGGACTGTCGATCGCCTGGGCCGCGATCGAGCACCTGCACGAGGCCAATCGCTGCCGCGCGCTGTTCGCCACGCATTATCACGAACTCACCGCGCTGTCGGCCAAACTGCCGCGGCTCTTCAACGCCACCGTGCGGGTCAAGGAATGGCAGGGCGACGTGGTGTTCCTGCACGAGGTGCTGCCGGGCTCGGCCGATCGCTCCTACGGCATCCAGGTCGCAAAGCTCGCCGGCCTGCCGGCGCCGGTGATCGCGCGCGCCAAATCGGTGCTGGCAAAACTGGAGGCGCAGGACCGCGGCCAGACCACACGCGCTTTGGCCGAAGACCTGCCGCTGTTCGCGGTGCCCTCGCGCGCCGCCGCCGAACCGGCGCCGCCCAGCGAAGCGGAGAGGCTGATCGAGGCAGTGAAGGCGCTGCACCCCGACGAGATGTCGCCGCGCGAGGCGCTGGACGCGTTGTATGCGTTGAAGGCGAAGCTGCCGAAGCAATAA
- a CDS encoding Fur family transcriptional regulator produces the protein MTPTKPTFPAPDHDHGRCTADAIDHAERVCKLRAQKFTPIRRQVLQALLSSHRPLGAYEVIDELAKSMPRPAPITVYRALDFLMENGLVHRIESRNAYLACAHDHEATAMVAFLICDDCGSVGEIPAAPVAQSLNAAARASGFAPKLSVVEIAGVCAHCQKK, from the coding sequence ATGACCCCGACCAAGCCGACCTTTCCCGCGCCCGATCACGACCACGGCCGCTGCACCGCGGACGCAATCGATCATGCGGAGCGGGTGTGCAAGCTGCGGGCGCAGAAATTCACCCCGATCCGCCGCCAGGTGCTGCAGGCGCTGTTGTCCAGCCACCGTCCGCTCGGCGCCTATGAGGTGATCGACGAACTCGCCAAATCGATGCCGCGGCCTGCCCCGATCACGGTCTATCGCGCGCTCGACTTTTTGATGGAGAACGGCCTCGTTCACCGCATCGAAAGCCGTAACGCCTATCTCGCCTGCGCGCACGACCATGAAGCCACGGCGATGGTGGCGTTCCTGATCTGTGACGATTGCGGCTCGGTCGGCGAAATTCCCGCCGCCCCCGTGGCGCAGAGCCTCAACGCCGCCGCGCGCGCCTCGGGCTTTGCCCCAAAACTGTCCGTGGTCGAGATCGCCGGCGTTTGCGCGCACTGCCAGAAAAAATAG
- a CDS encoding ABC transporter ATP-binding protein, whose product MLVLDRLGKVYPNGVNALERFSAEIRLGEIVAIIGGSGCGKSTLLRAIAGLDPATSGAVTLDGIRTSAPHAKIGIIFQEPRLLPWLSVADNIGFGLTELPRNVRREKVARALERVGLTDKADAWPRELSGGQAQRVAIARALVPQLEVLLLDEPFSALDAFTRRDLQDHLLDLWADTRPTLVLVTHDVDEAVVLADRVFVMRPRPGRLFEEIRVNLARPRDRNSPLFDNFKRRVLTALDRSLDRNVPDLDPKSAMGEAMWW is encoded by the coding sequence ATGCTGGTCCTCGATCGCCTCGGCAAGGTCTATCCCAACGGCGTCAACGCGCTCGAGCGTTTTTCGGCCGAGATCAGGCTGGGCGAGATCGTCGCCATCATCGGCGGCTCCGGATGCGGAAAATCGACGCTGCTGCGCGCCATCGCCGGGCTCGATCCCGCCACCTCCGGCGCGGTCACGCTCGACGGTATCAGGACTTCGGCGCCGCACGCCAAAATCGGGATTATCTTCCAGGAGCCGCGGCTGCTGCCGTGGCTCAGCGTCGCCGACAATATCGGCTTTGGGCTCACGGAGCTGCCCCGCAATGTCCGCCGCGAAAAAGTCGCCCGCGCGCTTGAACGGGTCGGGCTCACGGACAAGGCCGATGCGTGGCCGCGCGAACTCTCAGGCGGCCAGGCGCAGCGCGTGGCGATCGCGCGCGCACTGGTGCCGCAGCTGGAGGTGCTGCTGCTGGACGAGCCCTTCTCCGCGCTGGACGCGTTCACGCGGCGGGATCTGCAGGACCATCTGCTCGACCTCTGGGCCGACACGCGGCCGACCCTGGTGCTGGTCACGCACGACGTCGACGAGGCGGTGGTGCTGGCGGATCGCGTTTTCGTGATGCGGCCGCGGCCGGGCCGGCTGTTCGAGGAAATCCGGGTCAATTTGGCGCGGCCGCGCGACCGCAATTCGCCCTTGTTCGACAATTTCAAGCGTCGCGTACTGACCGCGCTCGATCGTTCGCTCGACCGCAACGTGCCGGATCTTGATCCGAAATCGGCCATGGGCGAGGCGATGTGGTGGTGA
- a CDS encoding ABC transporter permease codes for MAMTVELLEQADTMAAHPASPGRLRRFARPALGLLLPVGLALVWEIIVWRGLSTGRLVPPPSKIFATIFELGKSGELLRHILATLTRVAAGFGLGVAAGTLMGAVSGYWGLARRLLDPTVQALRAIPSLAWVPLFILWLGIFETSKVALIAAGVFFPVYLGVMGAILSVDRKIVEVGRTFRLSGPAMIQRILLPAVLPAYVVALRVGLGLGWMFVVAAELMGASEGLGYLLLDGQQLGKPAQILAAIVIFAILGKTTDWLIEIATAPLLRWQDAFGGKSGGA; via the coding sequence ATGGCCATGACGGTTGAACTACTTGAACAGGCCGATACCATGGCGGCACACCCCGCTTCGCCGGGACGGCTGCGGCGTTTCGCGCGGCCGGCGCTCGGGCTGCTGCTGCCGGTGGGGCTGGCTCTCGTCTGGGAGATCATCGTCTGGCGTGGCCTGTCCACTGGACGTCTGGTGCCGCCGCCCTCGAAGATTTTTGCGACCATTTTCGAACTGGGCAAGAGCGGCGAACTGCTGCGGCATATCCTGGCGACGCTGACGCGGGTTGCCGCCGGATTCGGCCTTGGCGTCGCCGCCGGCACGCTGATGGGTGCTGTCTCCGGCTATTGGGGACTGGCGCGCCGGCTGCTCGATCCCACCGTGCAGGCGCTGCGCGCGATCCCGTCGCTGGCGTGGGTGCCGCTGTTCATCCTGTGGCTCGGGATTTTCGAAACGTCGAAAGTCGCGCTGATCGCGGCCGGGGTATTTTTCCCGGTCTACCTCGGCGTAATGGGCGCGATCCTGTCGGTCGATCGCAAGATCGTCGAAGTTGGCCGCACCTTTCGCCTCTCCGGGCCGGCAATGATCCAGCGCATCTTGTTGCCCGCGGTGTTGCCGGCCTATGTGGTGGCGCTCCGCGTCGGTCTCGGATTGGGCTGGATGTTCGTGGTCGCCGCCGAGCTGATGGGCGCATCCGAGGGCCTCGGCTATCTCTTGCTCGACGGCCAGCAGCTCGGCAAGCCGGCGCAAATCCTGGCGGCGATCGTGATCTTCGCCATTCTCGGCAAGACCACCGACTGGCTGATCGAGATCGCGACCGCGCCGTTGTTGCGCTGGCAGGACGCGTTCGGCGGCAAAAGCGGAGGCGCCTGA
- a CDS encoding DMT family transporter has translation MSSKQAIPSAGRPLTPGAVALMLMLCLSWGFNQIAVKLALPDIPPMLQATIRSSGALIVLFLIARLRGVKMFERDGTLGAGLLAGVIFGVEFVLIYRGLLLTSASRAVVFLYTAPFFVAFGSYVFLGERLRASQWGGLALCFAGVALAIGVPQADVDGRVLLGDLLVIAGGALWAATTLLVKATALLKAPAEKGLGYQVALSVPILGFAAWVSGETLIRVPGPLALSLMVYQAVWVVGLTFLIWFALVKTYSASKLSAFTFITPLFGVVASYFIMHDTLTPVFGAAALLVIAGLYLVNRPGPVVPLPTDPLLTVTKT, from the coding sequence ATGTCTTCCAAACAAGCGATACCTTCGGCCGGGCGGCCGCTGACCCCCGGCGCGGTGGCGCTGATGCTGATGCTGTGTCTGAGCTGGGGTTTTAACCAGATCGCGGTCAAGCTGGCGCTGCCGGACATCCCGCCGATGCTGCAGGCCACCATCCGCTCCTCGGGCGCTTTGATCGTGCTATTCCTGATCGCGCGGCTGCGCGGCGTGAAGATGTTCGAGCGCGACGGCACGCTGGGTGCAGGGCTACTGGCGGGCGTCATCTTCGGCGTCGAATTCGTGCTGATCTATCGCGGCCTGCTGCTGACGTCGGCCTCAAGGGCGGTGGTGTTTCTGTACACCGCGCCGTTCTTCGTGGCGTTCGGCTCGTATGTTTTTCTCGGCGAGCGGCTGCGCGCCTCGCAATGGGGTGGGCTTGCTTTGTGCTTCGCCGGGGTGGCGCTGGCGATCGGGGTTCCCCAGGCCGACGTCGACGGCAGGGTGTTGCTCGGGGATCTTCTAGTCATCGCGGGCGGGGCGCTGTGGGCGGCCACCACGCTGCTGGTCAAGGCGACCGCGCTGCTCAAGGCGCCGGCCGAAAAGGGCCTGGGGTACCAGGTGGCGCTTTCGGTGCCGATTCTGGGTTTCGCGGCTTGGGTATCCGGCGAAACCCTGATCCGGGTTCCCGGGCCGCTGGCACTGTCGCTGATGGTTTACCAGGCGGTTTGGGTGGTCGGATTGACCTTTTTGATCTGGTTTGCGCTGGTCAAGACCTATTCCGCCAGCAAATTGTCGGCATTTACCTTCATCACCCCTTTGTTTGGCGTGGTGGCTAGCTATTTCATCATGCATGACACCCTGACCCCAGTCTTCGGGGCCGCAGCGCTGCTGGTGATTGCCGGGCTTTACCTGGTTAACCGTCCCGGCCCCGTGGTCCCGCTTCCCACTGATCCATTGCTGACTGTCACCAAAACCTGA
- a CDS encoding MarR family winged helix-turn-helix transcriptional regulator, giving the protein MARGPVDMNFLFTLGELQRLVRAYADKQAARYGITRAQWAVLAKVERNEGLKQSELAEQMEMQPITLTRLIDKLCDNGWIERRGDETDRRVNRLYLRKAARPLLGKLGGLRSELTAAALEGISPADAHRLLDQLEAIKENVRNAIQNAPAEPPKKEQRYG; this is encoded by the coding sequence ATGGCCCGCGGCCCTGTGGATATGAACTTCCTGTTTACGCTCGGTGAATTGCAGCGCCTGGTGCGTGCCTATGCCGACAAGCAGGCGGCGCGCTACGGCATCACCCGCGCGCAATGGGCTGTGCTGGCCAAGGTGGAGCGCAACGAGGGCCTGAAGCAGTCGGAACTCGCCGAACAGATGGAAATGCAGCCAATCACGCTGACGCGGCTGATCGACAAGCTCTGCGACAATGGCTGGATCGAGCGCCGCGGCGACGAGACCGACCGCCGCGTCAACCGGCTTTATTTGCGCAAGGCCGCCCGTCCGCTGCTCGGCAAATTGGGGGGCTTGCGCTCCGAACTGACCGCCGCGGCGCTGGAGGGCATCAGTCCGGCCGACGCCCACCGCCTGCTCGACCAGCTCGAAGCCATCAAGGAAAACGTGCGCAACGCCATCCAGAACGCCCCGGCTGAACCGCCGAAGAAAGAACAGCGCTATGGCTGA
- the pcaF gene encoding 3-oxoadipyl-CoA thiolase, producing the protein MRDVFICDAVRTPIGRFGGSLARVRADDLAATPIRALMARHPALDWSQVDEVYFGCANQAGEDNRNVARMALLLAGMPDTVPGQTLNRLCASGLDAVGAGARAIRAGEIDFAIAGGVESMTRAPFVMGKAAEAFSRSAEIFDTTIGWRFINPLMKAQYGVDAMPETGENVAEEFQVSRADQDAFAIRSQQRAGAAIASGYFAEEITPVSVPGGKAGPTQVDRDEHPRPETTLEGLAKLKPIVRNPGTVTAGNASGVNDGAAAMILASEAAVKKHGLTPRARILGLASAAVPPRIMGIGPVPATRKLMERLGLKISDFDLIELNEAFASQGIACLRQLGVKDDADFVNPHGGAIALGHPLGMSGARLAMTAVHGMEKRGGKRALATMCVGVGQGVAMAIEKLN; encoded by the coding sequence ATGCGCGATGTATTTATTTGCGACGCCGTGAGGACCCCGATCGGCCGTTTCGGCGGTTCGCTCGCCAGGGTGCGCGCCGACGACCTCGCGGCCACCCCGATCAGGGCGCTGATGGCGCGGCATCCTGCGCTCGACTGGTCGCAAGTCGACGAAGTCTATTTCGGCTGCGCCAACCAGGCCGGCGAGGACAACCGCAACGTGGCGCGGATGGCGCTGTTGCTGGCGGGCATGCCGGACACGGTTCCCGGCCAGACGCTCAATCGTCTTTGTGCTTCGGGACTGGATGCGGTCGGCGCCGGCGCGCGCGCGATCCGCGCCGGCGAGATCGACTTCGCCATCGCCGGCGGCGTCGAATCGATGACGCGGGCGCCGTTCGTGATGGGCAAGGCGGCGGAAGCGTTTTCGCGCTCGGCCGAGATTTTCGACACCACCATCGGCTGGCGCTTCATTAACCCCTTGATGAAGGCGCAATATGGCGTCGACGCCATGCCCGAGACCGGCGAGAACGTCGCCGAGGAATTCCAGGTCTCGCGCGCCGATCAGGACGCGTTCGCGATCCGCTCGCAGCAGCGCGCGGGCGCCGCGATCGCATCGGGTTATTTCGCCGAGGAGATCACGCCGGTCTCGGTGCCCGGCGGCAAGGCCGGGCCTACTCAAGTCGACAGAGACGAGCATCCGCGTCCCGAAACCACGCTCGAGGGGCTGGCAAAGTTAAAACCGATCGTGCGCAATCCAGGCACGGTGACGGCGGGCAATGCGTCGGGCGTCAATGACGGCGCCGCCGCGATGATTCTCGCCTCGGAAGCCGCAGTGAAGAAGCACGGTCTGACGCCGCGGGCGCGGATTCTGGGCCTCGCCTCGGCCGCGGTGCCGCCGCGCATCATGGGTATCGGCCCGGTGCCGGCGACGCGCAAGCTGATGGAGCGGCTGGGCCTCAAGATCAGCGATTTCGACCTGATCGAGCTCAACGAGGCCTTCGCCAGCCAGGGCATCGCCTGCCTGCGCCAGCTTGGCGTCAAGGACGATGCCGATTTCGTCAACCCGCATGGCGGCGCCATCGCGCTCGGTCATCCCCTCGGGATGAGCGGTGCGCGGCTGGCGATGACCGCGGTGCACGGCATGGAAAAGCGCGGCGGCAAACGCGCGCTCGCCACCATGTGCGTCGGGGTCGGGCAGGGCGTCGCGATGGCGATCGAGAAGCTGAACTGA